A portion of the Deinococcus peraridilitoris DSM 19664 genome contains these proteins:
- a CDS encoding type 4a pilus biogenesis protein PilO, translating to MGSFSLSKLKGRDVFLIVVVLVVLASALWYTLFYSASKAEIDNKKLELESLATQVQASRAAVAQLPALQQDVAQLSLQRDELLRALPATAKMGSLLSEIRTNVLASGAELTGVTQGGGQAAGLPAGVRPLGISLSLDGQFAPLYRVLKSLEAMNRFSTINSVGLTMGNPESFDPKLSGQVALTIYTFDPSAAGQAGNNAPNAAPAAPSAPPAGGNQ from the coding sequence ATGGGCAGTTTTTCCCTGTCGAAACTCAAGGGGCGCGACGTGTTCCTGATCGTCGTGGTGCTGGTCGTGCTGGCAAGCGCACTGTGGTACACCCTGTTCTACAGCGCCAGCAAAGCCGAAATCGACAATAAAAAGCTCGAACTCGAAAGTCTCGCAACCCAGGTACAGGCATCACGAGCTGCAGTAGCGCAACTCCCGGCCTTGCAGCAGGACGTCGCGCAACTTTCGTTGCAGCGTGATGAGCTGCTCCGCGCCCTGCCGGCGACGGCCAAGATGGGCAGCCTGCTAAGTGAAATTCGTACGAACGTCCTCGCCTCGGGCGCGGAGTTGACCGGTGTCACCCAAGGCGGCGGACAGGCCGCCGGTCTGCCGGCCGGCGTACGTCCCCTCGGAATCAGCCTCAGCCTCGACGGCCAGTTCGCCCCGCTCTACCGTGTCCTGAAATCGCTGGAGGCCATGAACCGCTTCTCGACCATCAATTCGGTGGGCCTGACCATGGGCAACCCCGAAAGCTTCGATCCCAAACTCAGCGGCCAGGTGGCCCTCACCATCTACACCTTCGATCCTTCGGCAGCGGGCCAGGCTGGAAACAACGCGCCCAACGCCGCTCCCGCCGCCCCGAGCGCGCC
- the pilM gene encoding type IV pilus assembly protein PilM, whose protein sequence is MTQFLQRLLNPKPAAIGVEIGTSAIKIVALKPGSPPQLTHALMVPTPIGSMRDGLVIEPQTVASEIKNALAKHGIQAKYAVSTVPNQSAITRNIMVPKMERKDLDEAIKWEAERYIPFPIDEVTVDYDLLDDPKQVADEGQMEIVIAAAPTEAVARQVEVLRLAGLEPLIVDLKPFAALRALRGNLLGAHLSPTTLAGHNYTEDGEVALVLEIGASSSVIALVRGARILMTRNIGLSADDFTTALQKAFNLDFASSEEIKISYAVATTPTEDEENLLNFDMSREQYSPARVFEVLRPVLGELITEVRRSLEYYRVQAGDVMVDRTYLAGGGAKLRGLAGAVSDALGLRVEIASPWLSVNVDESKVDMGYLQSHGPEFTVPLGLALRGVSSLD, encoded by the coding sequence ATGACTCAGTTTCTCCAACGCCTGCTGAATCCGAAACCCGCCGCCATCGGCGTGGAAATCGGCACGAGCGCCATCAAGATCGTGGCGCTCAAACCAGGCTCACCGCCCCAACTCACCCATGCCCTCATGGTGCCGACACCCATCGGCTCGATGCGCGACGGTCTGGTCATCGAACCGCAGACTGTGGCCAGCGAGATCAAAAATGCCCTGGCCAAACACGGAATCCAGGCCAAATACGCCGTCAGCACCGTACCCAACCAGAGCGCCATCACCCGCAACATCATGGTGCCCAAGATGGAGCGCAAGGACCTTGACGAAGCCATCAAATGGGAAGCTGAGCGTTACATTCCGTTTCCGATCGATGAAGTGACAGTGGATTACGATCTGCTCGACGATCCGAAACAGGTGGCGGATGAGGGGCAGATGGAAATCGTGATCGCCGCCGCCCCAACCGAGGCTGTCGCCCGACAGGTCGAGGTGCTGCGCCTGGCCGGACTCGAACCACTGATCGTCGATCTCAAACCGTTCGCGGCCCTGCGGGCGTTGCGCGGCAACCTGCTCGGTGCCCACCTGAGCCCTACCACCCTGGCGGGCCACAACTACACCGAGGACGGCGAGGTGGCCCTGGTCCTCGAAATCGGCGCATCGAGCTCGGTGATCGCACTCGTACGGGGAGCACGTATCCTGATGACCCGCAACATCGGTCTCTCTGCCGACGATTTCACTACTGCCCTGCAAAAAGCCTTCAATCTCGACTTCGCGTCCAGCGAGGAAATCAAGATCAGCTACGCAGTGGCAACCACACCCACCGAGGACGAGGAGAACCTGCTGAACTTCGACATGTCGCGCGAGCAGTACTCGCCGGCCCGGGTGTTCGAAGTCCTTCGCCCGGTATTGGGCGAACTGATCACCGAAGTTCGCCGGTCGCTCGAGTACTACCGGGTTCAGGCCGGTGACGTGATGGTCGATCGGACATACCTGGCCGGTGGTGGGGCCAAACTGCGCGGTCTGGCGGGCGCGGTCAGTGACGCGCTTGGACTGCGTGTCGAAATCGCCTCGCCCTGGTTGTCCGTGAACGTGGACGAATCGAAAGTCGACATGGGCTATCTCCAGAGCCACGGTCCCGAATTCACGGTGCCACTCGGGCTGGCCCTGCGAGGAGTGAGCAGCCTTGATTAA